From a single Xanthocytophaga agilis genomic region:
- a CDS encoding RteC domain-containing protein: METLYEDLKERLAVIANEEQNILKQSEKCIAVVLDSITQLKKWIVEHPFTHKQEEIHFFKEIKPRFLSELFYYTSLFNIERNKPIGSTQVQKIYIHKELDKVSDFFDNNREFYQYYRLHATYLDEKYFLRENHEMYLALDKFIYDSDPQFSTGYDYKVARILANEKLIIYLNKELIMLDNAAVVESSKSNLHWTLSKTACIELLYALHSVGAFGKVDLKQIATYFENAFHVDLKNYYRTFLEIRIRKTGRSAFLDLLKERLIQRMDEADETLK; the protein is encoded by the coding sequence ATGGAAACCTTATACGAAGACCTAAAAGAGAGGCTGGCTGTTATTGCCAATGAAGAACAAAATATATTAAAGCAGTCTGAAAAATGTATTGCAGTGGTTTTAGATTCTATCACTCAGCTAAAAAAATGGATAGTTGAACATCCTTTTACTCATAAACAGGAAGAGATTCACTTCTTTAAAGAAATTAAACCTAGGTTTCTATCTGAGCTGTTCTATTATACATCTCTATTCAACATCGAACGCAATAAGCCAATAGGCAGTACTCAAGTACAAAAAATCTATATACACAAAGAACTAGATAAGGTTAGTGATTTTTTTGACAACAATCGGGAGTTCTATCAGTATTACAGACTTCATGCCACCTACCTGGATGAAAAGTACTTTCTCAGAGAAAATCATGAAATGTATTTAGCCCTAGACAAGTTTATTTATGATTCAGATCCACAGTTTTCTACAGGTTATGATTATAAAGTAGCCAGGATACTAGCAAACGAAAAGCTGATTATTTATCTGAATAAAGAATTGATTATGTTGGATAATGCTGCTGTGGTAGAATCATCTAAATCTAACTTACACTGGACCCTTTCCAAAACAGCCTGCATTGAATTGTTATATGCATTGCATTCAGTTGGCGCTTTTGGAAAAGTAGATTTAAAGCAAATAGCTACTTATTTCGAAAATGCTTTTCATGTAGATCTGAAGAACTATTATCGCACATTTCTGGAAATTCGAATTCGTAAGACTGGAAGATCCGCTTTTTTAGACTTGTTGAAAGAAAGGCTGATACAACGTATGGATGAGGCTGATGAGACTCTAAAATAA
- a CDS encoding leucine-rich repeat domain-containing protein, with translation MIKTNILFLLYVLLLQVSVGQTTNYTLDEALLHTEKVSALHLTDSVSIFSPKLIKLTDIKVLDLGGAGLSSLPSSLTRLKNLEELNLSDNALKTFPKEVLALPNLKVLKLNRNRLDSIPASVSKLVKLKSLQLVDNKITKLPVEIKTMALEDLQVRGNQLSELISKQELGTTKLYQSLNDALKEPEKVYRLELTGLKELPGDQLKQFKNLQELNLANGYLKELPKEVGDLKNLQTVNLVNNKLTTLPKEITQLQNLTEINAGENVLASLPKGIGNLKNLEGLHLMGNKLEQLPAEIGSLEKLKTLTLTSNNLKQLPEQLGNLSSLKQLNLGGNQLERLPEELGKLKNLSSLNVFSNKLTLLPENLKSLDGLKNLDLTGNTLSALPEGLGNLKELQFLKLSNNKLSSLPDEIGKLGKLEKLDLKNNLLASVPKQIGELKNLKTLNLSNNTLLSLPEELSDLSSLKSLDVWGNKISKMPSSMSKLKQLQNFSFQKEWLSARDFDDLKTQLSGTLIKTGI, from the coding sequence ATGATTAAAACAAATATTCTGTTTCTACTTTATGTGCTTTTACTACAAGTATCCGTTGGTCAAACAACTAATTATACATTAGATGAAGCTTTGCTACATACAGAAAAAGTAAGTGCGCTTCATCTGACAGATTCAGTTTCCATCTTTTCTCCAAAACTAATAAAACTTACTGATATTAAGGTATTGGATCTGGGTGGAGCTGGGTTATCAAGCTTGCCATCTTCATTAACTAGGTTGAAGAATCTGGAAGAGTTGAATCTTTCTGATAATGCATTAAAGACATTTCCAAAAGAAGTCTTGGCTCTACCTAACTTGAAAGTCCTGAAACTGAATAGAAATCGTCTCGATAGTATACCTGCTTCTGTTTCTAAACTGGTTAAGCTAAAGTCGTTACAGTTGGTAGATAATAAGATTACTAAACTACCTGTAGAGATCAAGACAATGGCATTGGAAGATTTGCAAGTTCGTGGTAATCAACTGAGTGAGCTTATCAGCAAACAGGAATTGGGTACAACCAAACTGTATCAGAGCCTGAATGATGCTCTCAAAGAACCTGAGAAGGTATATCGTCTGGAACTAACTGGCTTAAAAGAGTTACCAGGTGACCAGCTTAAACAATTTAAAAATTTGCAAGAGTTGAATCTGGCAAATGGATACCTAAAAGAATTGCCTAAAGAAGTTGGGGATCTTAAAAATCTTCAGACTGTCAATCTGGTCAATAACAAGCTGACAACATTGCCTAAGGAAATTACTCAACTACAGAATCTTACAGAAATCAATGCAGGCGAAAATGTGCTGGCTTCACTACCAAAAGGAATTGGAAATCTGAAAAACCTGGAAGGGTTGCATTTGATGGGAAATAAGCTGGAACAACTTCCGGCGGAGATTGGAAGTTTGGAAAAGTTAAAGACTTTAACGTTAACGTCTAATAATCTTAAACAACTTCCGGAACAGCTTGGCAATCTTTCCAGTCTGAAACAACTTAATCTGGGAGGCAATCAGCTTGAACGATTACCAGAGGAGTTAGGAAAGCTGAAAAATCTAAGTTCGCTAAATGTTTTCTCCAATAAACTGACACTGTTGCCTGAAAATCTGAAAAGTTTGGACGGATTAAAAAATCTGGATCTGACAGGTAATACCTTATCTGCTTTACCAGAAGGATTAGGCAACCTGAAAGAATTACAGTTTCTAAAGCTTTCTAATAACAAGCTCAGCAGTTTACCAGATGAGATAGGCAAGTTAGGTAAATTAGAAAAATTGGATCTTAAAAATAACCTGCTGGCTAGTGTACCAAAGCAAATTGGAGAATTGAAAAACCTGAAAACGCTGAATTTATCTAACAATACATTATTATCATTACCAGAAGAGTTATCAGATCTTTCCAGTTTAAAGTCTCTGGATGTGTGGGGAAACAAGATATCTAAAATGCCATCTTCTATGAGTAAGCTAAAACAACTACAAAACTTCAGCTTCCAGAAAGAATGGCTATCAGCTAGAGATTTTGACGATCTCAAAACCCAGCTTTCTGGAACTTTGATCAAAACAGGGATATAG
- a CDS encoding Crp/Fnr family transcriptional regulator, which produces MFEIYEKIYSLLSSIYPLSDEIREIIPAFFLQHQFPKRTLLLEEGQICDRVYFIDTGLARAFYNLDGQDTTAWFMEEGDIIISVQSFFLQKPSSESIELLEDSTLVSIRYTDLQHLYHQFPAFNFNGRVLTERYYVKGEERATSLRRLTAQERYLNLLETNPKLFNRAPLKHIASFLGMAPETLSRLRAKER; this is translated from the coding sequence ATGTTCGAAATCTATGAAAAGATATATTCCCTGCTTTCTTCCATATATCCCTTGTCAGATGAAATTCGAGAAATAATTCCTGCTTTTTTTCTACAGCATCAATTTCCAAAAAGAACCTTGTTATTGGAGGAAGGACAGATTTGTGATCGTGTCTACTTTATAGATACAGGTTTAGCAAGAGCATTTTATAATCTAGACGGACAAGATACAACTGCCTGGTTTATGGAGGAAGGTGATATCATCATTTCTGTTCAAAGTTTCTTTCTTCAAAAACCAAGCTCTGAAAGCATTGAACTACTGGAGGACTCTACACTAGTGTCCATCAGATACACTGACCTACAACATCTATATCACCAATTTCCAGCCTTTAATTTTAATGGTAGAGTGCTCACCGAACGCTATTATGTCAAAGGGGAAGAGCGCGCTACTTCACTACGCAGATTAACAGCTCAGGAAAGATATTTAAACTTACTGGAAACTAACCCCAAACTTTTTAATCGTGCTCCGTTAAAACACATTGCTTCTTTTCTGGGGATGGCACCTGAAACCTTGAGCCGATTGCGTGCCAAAGAAAGATAG